One window from the genome of Treponema sp. OMZ 838 encodes:
- the lsrK gene encoding autoinducer-2 kinase, whose protein sequence is MSEKYLMAIDAGTGSVRAVIFDVKGNQIECVQQEWEHLEDPKYPGSMNFDWEKNWDYARRCIAGVMEKSHINNADIVAVSTTCMREGIILYDKTGKEIWACANVDARSTDEVVQLKKKSLSLEHELYLETGQTYSLSALPRILWVKNNLPEVYENIASIGMFNDWLIYKMSGKLVVEPSNGSTSGLFSLIKRTWDKTIAERCGLKRDIFPPVQECGTLVSHVSKEGAKETGLKEGTPIIVGGGDAQLGTIGVGVTEANEAAVFGGTFWQYEYNTASGSISDDCDIRVNCHVQPNLWQYEALAFKPGLMMRWYRDGFCSEEQKEAAAQGKDVYALMDERAEKIPVGSNGMFCTFSDVMNFSAWRHAAPTFTNFTFEAELFNKYTFYRSILESTALITYGHMQLVASKGGGMPSAVTFGGGAAKSRLWAQIVCDALGVPLRIPVVKEATALGAAMLAATGVGIYGSIKEAAAAMVKIETTLQPNMEHHKKYMEMYKIWRNIYDAQLDLSDRGITQYMWAAPGITGK, encoded by the coding sequence CGATTGGGAAAAAAATTGGGACTATGCGCGCCGCTGTATCGCCGGGGTAATGGAAAAATCACACATCAACAATGCCGACATCGTTGCCGTTTCGACAACTTGTATGCGCGAAGGGATTATCTTATACGATAAGACAGGAAAAGAAATCTGGGCATGTGCCAATGTCGATGCGCGCAGTACGGACGAAGTGGTACAGCTTAAAAAAAAGTCGCTCTCTCTTGAACATGAACTTTATCTTGAGACCGGACAAACGTATTCGCTCAGTGCGCTGCCGCGTATCCTTTGGGTAAAAAATAATTTGCCGGAAGTATATGAGAACATTGCTTCTATTGGTATGTTTAACGACTGGCTTATCTATAAAATGAGCGGGAAACTGGTTGTGGAACCGAGTAACGGCTCTACAAGCGGGCTTTTTTCATTGATAAAGCGGACATGGGATAAAACGATTGCAGAGCGTTGCGGTCTTAAACGCGATATCTTCCCGCCGGTACAGGAATGCGGTACGCTCGTTTCCCACGTCAGCAAAGAGGGCGCTAAAGAAACCGGATTGAAAGAAGGAACTCCTATTATTGTCGGTGGCGGAGATGCCCAGCTTGGTACAATCGGAGTCGGCGTAACGGAAGCGAATGAAGCGGCTGTTTTCGGTGGGACATTTTGGCAATATGAATATAACACCGCAAGCGGAAGCATATCGGACGACTGCGATATACGGGTGAACTGCCATGTACAGCCGAATCTTTGGCAGTATGAAGCGCTTGCATTTAAACCCGGCCTGATGATGCGCTGGTACCGCGACGGATTTTGTAGCGAAGAACAAAAAGAAGCTGCCGCACAAGGTAAGGATGTCTATGCGCTGATGGATGAACGCGCCGAAAAAATCCCGGTTGGTTCGAACGGTATGTTCTGTACATTCAGCGATGTTATGAATTTTTCCGCATGGCGCCATGCAGCCCCTACGTTTACGAACTTCACCTTTGAAGCGGAGCTGTTCAATAAATACACCTTTTACCGTTCCATCCTCGAAAGCACTGCGCTTATCACTTACGGCCATATGCAGCTGGTTGCATCAAAAGGAGGCGGAATGCCGTCCGCGGTAACGTTCGGCGGCGGAGCTGCGAAGAGCCGGTTATGGGCGCAAATCGTATGCGATGCACTCGGCGTGCCTCTGCGCATACCGGTCGTAAAAGAAGCAACCGCGCTTGGGGCGGCAATGCTCGCGGCGACAGGCGTCGGTATATACGGCAGTATAAAAGAAGCGGCGGCGGCGATGGTGAAAATCGAAACGACACTACAGCCGAATATGGAACATCATAAAAAATACATGGAAATGTACAAGATATGGCGGAATATATACGATGCCCAACTCGATTTGAGCGATCGCGGCATCACGCAGTACATGTGGGCTGCGCCGGGCATTACCGGAAAATAG
- a CDS encoding cupin domain-containing protein gives MFIVDEKDKEYRFQDHGPKYLMKGPRMNFAIVQFQPGQDFRAHYHDIMEENFYILEGEVDIVVDNVMHHLTKGQFIHIEPKEVHYVINRSNAVMRMVSTLAPYQDNDKIEVDNPVLE, from the coding sequence ATGTTTATAGTAGATGAAAAAGATAAAGAGTATCGTTTTCAGGATCACGGGCCGAAGTATTTGATGAAAGGGCCTCGAATGAATTTTGCGATAGTGCAGTTCCAACCGGGACAGGATTTTAGAGCGCATTATCACGACATAATGGAAGAAAATTTTTACATCCTTGAAGGTGAGGTAGATATCGTTGTCGATAACGTCATGCACCATCTGACAAAGGGGCAATTCATCCATATTGAGCCCAAGGAAGTTCATTATGTTATCAATCGATCCAATGCCGTGATGCGCATGGTATCGACGCTTGCCCCCTATCAAGACAACGATAAAATTGAAGTGGATAATCCGGTATTGGAATAA
- a CDS encoding ABC transporter substrate-binding protein → MLKKMIGILSAGLMIAALMSCTQAKKEEGPITLHYWTHEDPARTELETKLIAEFEKANPNIKVERTTQGAAKLIELVQTAFAANQGPDIFNLSIEDEYSYVANGRVAPVDPKAAGYADQAAIYDSYLPEILNAVTKDGKVYGLPLEITNWCIYINKKIFRDAGLDPEKDYPKTWEDMVAVSEKLVIRDGDILVRRGFDFRYPYYLVAFVPMVEQLGGQLISDDGKTAIVGDEAWIKFLTFMRDWGPSGKNLGSPTYKSARNLFNKDNNDIAMATTGLYQQGRIRKDNPDFYNSGEWMVVPFPQFKNAVKEVPACYYGHFLMVNNDISKAKQEAAWKLIGFLLKHGEDYLREGGNIIQPTKALLDSQTLKDMPYSDVFINDMNKGHMVYYGANSAELQTAIRSAVESVMLSGVAPEKALESLRATAQEILDEENKK, encoded by the coding sequence ATGTTAAAAAAAATGATTGGCATTTTGTCTGCGGGGCTGATGATTGCAGCTCTTATGTCATGTACTCAGGCAAAAAAGGAAGAGGGACCTATCACGCTTCATTATTGGACGCATGAAGACCCCGCCCGTACGGAGCTTGAAACAAAGCTTATCGCCGAATTTGAAAAAGCAAATCCGAATATCAAAGTCGAGCGGACGACGCAGGGCGCTGCAAAGCTGATTGAACTGGTACAGACTGCTTTTGCGGCTAATCAGGGACCGGATATTTTCAATTTATCTATCGAAGATGAATATTCTTATGTTGCGAACGGTAGAGTCGCTCCGGTTGATCCCAAAGCTGCCGGTTATGCCGATCAGGCAGCTATCTATGACAGCTATTTGCCGGAAATTCTCAATGCCGTAACCAAAGACGGAAAAGTATACGGTCTGCCGTTGGAAATTACCAACTGGTGTATCTATATCAATAAGAAGATTTTCCGTGATGCCGGTTTGGATCCCGAAAAAGATTATCCCAAAACATGGGAAGATATGGTTGCTGTTTCCGAAAAATTGGTTATCCGCGACGGTGATATTTTGGTGCGCAGAGGGTTCGATTTCCGCTATCCGTATTATCTTGTTGCCTTTGTTCCGATGGTGGAACAGCTCGGTGGTCAGCTGATCAGTGATGATGGAAAAACAGCGATTGTCGGCGATGAAGCATGGATCAAGTTCCTTACCTTTATGCGCGATTGGGGACCCTCCGGAAAGAACCTTGGCTCTCCCACCTACAAGAGCGCACGTAACCTGTTCAACAAAGACAATAACGACATTGCAATGGCAACGACCGGTTTATACCAGCAGGGACGGATCCGCAAGGATAATCCCGACTTCTATAATAGCGGTGAATGGATGGTTGTTCCGTTCCCTCAATTTAAGAACGCAGTTAAAGAAGTTCCCGCTTGCTATTACGGACATTTCTTAATGGTTAACAACGATATTTCCAAGGCGAAGCAGGAGGCTGCATGGAAGCTCATCGGCTTTTTACTCAAGCACGGTGAAGACTACCTACGCGAAGGAGGTAACATTATTCAGCCGACCAAAGCCTTGCTCGACTCGCAGACACTCAAAGATATGCCGTATTCCGATGTATTTATCAACGATATGAACAAAGGACACATGGTGTATTACGGAGCGAACAGTGCTGAGTTGCAAACGGCAATCCGCTCGGCAGTTGAGTCGGTTATGCTGTCCGGTGTAGCTCCTGAAAAAGCGCTTGAGTCTTTGCGAGCAACGGCTCAAGAAATTCTTGACGAAGAAAATAAAAAATAA
- a CDS encoding carbohydrate ABC transporter permease gives MSNSKKSGGIEKKIARWGVIFVIPAVLFFTVFSFYPIINAFIESFFDKRVLSNIPPKFVGLQNYFYIFDASRYDNPMSFLNSLRATVVFTLGTFIPLVILSLLFAVLISSLQRNSLKKVFQIAYYTPAILSSVVAAAIWLLIFDPRGLGNYWINKLLSTPGVDHQWLLNSTMLQLSTMIVYFWKYIGYFVILFITGLSTIPPVVYEAALIDGANRFQVFWSITLPLLKPTVVLVSIMAMLQCLKTFSTQYLFTQNGASLGPINVITLNIYQTGIKLQRIGRASAMSIVLFLMMLLLTWLQFRSSKPDETDY, from the coding sequence ATGTCTAACTCAAAAAAAAGCGGCGGTATTGAAAAAAAAATCGCACGGTGGGGTGTTATTTTTGTTATTCCCGCAGTGTTGTTTTTTACTGTATTCAGTTTTTATCCCATTATAAATGCATTCATCGAAAGCTTTTTCGATAAGCGCGTTCTCAGTAATATTCCCCCTAAGTTTGTAGGGCTGCAAAATTATTTCTATATTTTTGACGCTTCCCGATACGATAATCCGATGTCATTCTTAAATTCGCTGCGTGCAACGGTCGTGTTTACGCTCGGAACATTTATACCGCTTGTGATATTAAGTCTCTTGTTTGCGGTGCTTATCAGCTCATTGCAGCGAAACAGTTTAAAAAAAGTTTTTCAGATAGCGTATTACACGCCTGCTATTCTATCGTCTGTTGTTGCTGCGGCGATTTGGCTGCTTATTTTTGATCCTCGCGGACTGGGAAATTACTGGATTAATAAACTTCTTTCCACGCCCGGTGTTGACCATCAATGGTTGCTAAACAGTACGATGCTTCAACTTTCTACAATGATTGTATATTTTTGGAAATATATCGGATACTTTGTTATTCTTTTTATTACCGGTCTTTCGACCATTCCTCCGGTGGTGTACGAAGCGGCTTTAATCGACGGTGCAAATAGATTCCAAGTCTTTTGGTCGATTACGCTGCCGCTCCTGAAACCGACGGTTGTATTGGTTTCAATTATGGCGATGCTGCAGTGTTTAAAAACGTTCAGCACCCAATATCTCTTTACTCAGAATGGAGCGTCGCTCGGGCCGATTAACGTTATCACGTTGAATATCTATCAGACCGGTATTAAGCTGCAGCGGATCGGCCGTGCAAGCGCGATGAGTATCGTATTATTTTTAATGATGCTCCTTTTAACATGGCTGCAATTCCGCTCGTCAAAACCCGACGAGACGGATTATTAA
- a CDS encoding carbohydrate ABC transporter permease: MKQSMTTGALSVIKLVLLLALAAFTVMPLIFMLTASFMSGKEIMQMPYKWIPESWQYVNFITAMKGNDGNYIYVRNIINSFIVAISVSFTTVLLASITGYGLAKFRFRGRNLIFMLIMATMMIPFEAIMIPLYMIATKLHIQNTYTGLILPFMVSAFGIFMMRQYLITFPNEFLDAARVDGMHEFSIYSHIVLPNCKPVIATLAILSFRTQWDNLLWPLLVSQSDTMKTIPQYITSFTAERSTDEGAMMAAAVIASIPMMLIFFGLSKYFIGGSVVYESRKG, encoded by the coding sequence ATGAAACAATCTATGACGACGGGAGCGCTTTCGGTTATTAAACTGGTATTATTGCTGGCGCTTGCTGCCTTTACTGTGATGCCGCTCATTTTTATGTTGACCGCTTCATTTATGTCGGGAAAAGAGATTATGCAGATGCCGTATAAATGGATTCCCGAAAGCTGGCAGTACGTCAACTTTATAACGGCAATGAAAGGCAACGACGGCAATTACATTTACGTTCGGAATATTATCAACTCGTTTATCGTGGCAATTAGCGTGTCATTTACCACGGTTCTCCTCGCATCCATCACCGGTTACGGACTGGCTAAATTTAGATTCCGCGGACGAAACCTCATCTTTATGCTGATTATGGCAACCATGATGATTCCGTTTGAAGCTATTATGATACCGCTGTACATGATCGCGACGAAGCTGCATATCCAAAATACATACACGGGGCTGATACTGCCCTTTATGGTGAGCGCATTCGGTATTTTTATGATGCGCCAATACCTTATCACCTTCCCGAATGAGTTTTTGGATGCAGCACGTGTGGATGGTATGCATGAGTTTTCCATCTATTCGCATATCGTACTGCCGAACTGTAAACCCGTTATCGCAACGCTCGCGATCCTTTCGTTTAGGACGCAGTGGGATAACCTGCTGTGGCCGCTGCTGGTTTCCCAGTCCGATACGATGAAAACCATTCCGCAGTACATCACCTCATTTACAGCCGAACGGAGCACCGACGAAGGTGCAATGATGGCCGCCGCCGTTATTGCCAGCATCCCGATGATGTTGATCTTCTTCGGACTTTCCAAATATTTTATTGGGGGGTCGGTTGTATACGAATCCCGCAAAGGCTAA